The proteins below come from a single Paludibacter jiangxiensis genomic window:
- a CDS encoding helix-turn-helix transcriptional regulator, whose translation METQPIAVITVPQTEWQEMLAVVKDTRDKVLALAAPEKKELLTPKEVCGILKIGRSTFERMKNAGTIQITKIEGKKMVYVKRADIENMLTA comes from the coding sequence ATGGAAACTCAACCGATTGCAGTTATCACAGTTCCTCAAACCGAATGGCAGGAAATGTTAGCCGTTGTAAAGGATACCCGGGATAAGGTTTTAGCATTAGCCGCCCCCGAAAAAAAGGAACTGCTAACCCCAAAGGAGGTTTGCGGGATTTTAAAAATAGGGCGGTCTACATTTGAGAGAATGAAAAACGCCGGAACAATCCAGATAACCAAAATTGAGGGCAAAAAGATGGTGTACGTGAAGCGTGCAGACATTGAAAACATGCTAACAGCATAG